In Lagopus muta isolate bLagMut1 chromosome 6, bLagMut1 primary, whole genome shotgun sequence, one DNA window encodes the following:
- the BEST1 gene encoding bestrophin-1: protein MTVTYTNRVADARLGTFSQLLLQWKGSIYKLLYSEFLIFISLYFAISLVYRLILSESQRLMFEKLALYCNSYAELIPVSFVLGFYVALVVSRWWAQYESIPWPDRIMNLVSCNVDGEDEYGRLLRRTLMRYSNLCSVLILRSVSTAVYKRFPSMEHVVRAGLMTPEEHKKFESLNSPHNKFWIPCVWFSNLAVKARNEGRIRDSVLLQGILNELNTLRSQCGRLYGYDWISIPLVYTQVVTVAVYSFFLACLIGRQFLDPEKAYPGHELDLFVPVFTFLQFFFYAGWLKVAEQLINPFGEDDDDFETNWLIDRNLQVSLMAVDEMHQDLPILEKDLYWNEPDPQPPYTAATAEYKRPSFLGSTFDISMQKEEMEFQPLEQIKENEEANHSTPLLGHLGRLLGVQSPSFSRSSSRMNLLRRRGEPTSPFSHYMYQDMGKSGNISQPRGDTNSQEQWDGEDGKLREFDAFISTPFYERPGFYSAPQTPISSIPMIFPSRRQGRKKPPALSSIAACSNSLKDVVVNSSPSRMSDTYKSQSSLGSGAKETFIWPTERNKGPDPLVVMVEEEKSNSSSKSREAAITGSPAALSTASDSPKFPFLAESPDHEQQGSFKSLKSLKGSHPPWLALENTATTTPNSEQSSALPQPSNIPPSSSTSLCFSFTPVSSPVLERSPIGNRGPDTHSLSSEDAASAPDQHPSEASRSTRDTANRSSNAPTRETRRAESPSTNDSGISLAEGDYVGLMEVIMETSESICEEQMDQGS, encoded by the exons GCTGATCCTCAGCGAAAGCCAAAGGCTGATGTTTGAGAAGCTGGCACTCTACTGCAACAGCTATGCTGAGCTAATCCCTGTGTCCTTTGTGCTGG GTTTCTACGTGGCCCTGGTGGTGTCCCGCTGGTGGGCGCAGTACGAGAGCATCCCGTGGCCTGACCGCATCATGAACTTGGTCTCCTGCAACGTGGATGGGGAGGATGAATACGGGCGGCTGCTGCGTCGCACCCTGATGCGCTACAGCAACCTGTGCAGCGTGCTCATCTTGCGCTCCGTCAGCACGGCTGTGTACAAGCGCTTCCCCAGCATGGAGCACGTCGTGAGGGCAG GCCTCATGACACCTGAAGAGCACAAGAAGTTTGAGAGCTTGAATTCTCCCCACAACAAGTTTTGGATCCCATGCGTGTGGTTCTCCAATCTGGCTGTGAAAGCAAGGAATGAGGGGAGGATCCGGGACAGCGTGCTGCTCCAAGGCATCCTGAAT GAGCTCAACACTTTGCGCAGCCAATGCGGGCGGCTCTATGGGTATGACTGGATCAGCATTCCCCTGGTCTACACCCAG GTGGTGACCGTGGCTGTTTACAGCTTCTTCCTGGCCTGTCTGATCGGGCGGCAGTTCCTGGATCCTGAAAAAGCATATCCTGGCCATGAACTAGATCTCTTTGTGCCTGTCTTTACGTTTTTGCAGTTCTTCTTCTACGCTGGCTGGTTAAAG GTGGCCGAGCAACTAATTAACCCTTTTGGGGAGGACGATGATGACTTTGAAACCAACTGGCTCATCGACAGGAATCTGCAG GTCTCCCTTATGGCAGTGGATGAGATGCATCAGGATTTGCCCATCCTGGAGAAGGACCTATACTGGAACGAGCCCGATCCCCAACCACCTTacactgcagccactgctgagtACAAGCGCCCATCATTTCTTGGATCAACCTTTGATATCAG catgcagaaagaagagatggagTTCCAGCCCCTGGAGCAAATTAAAGAGAATGAGGAAGCAAACCATTCCACACCACTACTGGGACACCTGGGTCGCCTCCTGGGTGTCCAGTCACCAAGTTTCTCCAGGTCCTCTTCTCGGATGAACCTACTGCGCAGGCGAGGGGAGCCCACGTCCCCCTTCTCCCATTACATGTACCAAGACATGGGCAAGTCGGGAAACATCAGTCAGCCAAGGGGAGACACCAACTCACAGGAGCAGTGGGACGGTGAGGATGGAAAACTGAGGGAGTTTGATGCCTTCATATCTACCCCATTTTATGAGAGACCTGGTTTCTACAGTGCTCCACAGACACCCATCAGCTCCATCCCCATGATCTTCCCTTCTAGACGGCAAGGGCGCAAGAAGCCCCCTGCACTCTCCAGCATAGCTGCATGCTCAAATTCTCTCAAGGACGTCGTTGTCAACTCCTCACCTTCCAGGATGAGTGATACGTACAAAAGCCAGAGCTCCCTCGGCTCAGGTgcaaaggaaacatttatttggcCGACAGAACGGAATAAAGGTCCTGACCCGCTGGTTGTAAtggtggaagaagaaaagagcaacTCTAGCAGTAAAAGCAGAGAAGCTGCCATCACTGGAAGTCCAGCAGCTCTGTCCACAGCATCAGACAGCCCTAAATTCCCTTTCCTAGCAGAGTCCCCAGACCAcgagcagcagggcagcttcaAAAGTCTGAAGAGTTTAAAAGGCTCCCACCCACCCTGGCTAGCTCTGGAGAACACAGCAACAACCACCCCCAATTCTGAGCAATCGAGTGCCCTCCCCCAACCTAGCAACATaccacccagcagcagcacctccctctgcttctcATTCACTCCTGTCTCATCCCCAGTGCTGGAGAGATCCCCCATAGGGAACAGAGGCCCCGATACTCACAGTCTAAGTTCAGAAGACGCAGCTAGTGCACCAGACCAGCATCCATCGGAGGCTTCCAGGAGCACGAGAGAtacagcaaacagaagcagtaaCGCTCCTACGAGAGAgacaagaagagcagaaagccCATCCACTAATGACTCTGGCATCTCTCTCGCTGAGGGTGACTACGTGGGGCTGATGGAGGTGATCATGGAGACAAGTGAAAGCATATGTGAAGAGCAGATGGATCAGGGCAGCTAG
- the FTH1 gene encoding ferritin heavy chain: MATPPSQVRQNYHQDCEAAINRQINLELYASYVYLSMSYYFDRDDVALKNFAKYFLHQSHEEREHAEKLMKLQNQRGGRIFLQDIKKPDRDDWENGLTAMECALHLEKNVNQSLLELHKLATEKNDPHLCDFIETHYLDEQVKAIKELGDHVTNLRKMGAPKYGMAEYLFDKHTLGECDNS, from the exons ATGGCTACGCCTCCTTCCCAGGTGCGCCAGAACTACCACCAGGACTGCGAAGCCGCCATCAACCGGCAGATCAACCTGGAGCTGTACGCCTCCTACGTGTACCTCAGCATG tCCTACTATTTTGACCGGGATGATGTGGCTCTGAAAAACTTTGCCAAGTACTTCCTGCACCAGTCCCACGAGGAGCGTGAACATGCTGAGAAGCTGATGAAGCTGCAGAATCAGAGGGGTGGGCGCATCTTCTTGCAGGACATCAAG aaaccAGATCGTGATGACTGGGAGAATGGACTGACTGCAATGGAGTGTGCCCTGCACCTGGAGAAGAACGTGAACCAGTCGCTGTTAGAACTGCACAAATTGGCAACTGAAAAGAATGACCCACAC CTGTGTGACTTCATCGAGACTCACTACCTGGATGAGCAGGTGAAAGCCATCAAGGAGCTGGGTGACCATGTGACCAACCTGCGGAAGATGGGGGCACCCAAGTATGGCATGGCAGAATACCTGTTTGACAAGCACACCCTTGGGGAATGTGACAACAGCTGA